DNA from Paraburkholderia largidicola:
GGCGTCCTCCGTCAGGTTGCCGTCGCGTCGCGCCTCGGCCATCCGTTCGTAACGCACGCGAGTCAGGTCGCGCTGCTGCTGCAAGAGCGGCAACGTCTCCTCCTGAAAGCGCGTTTTGATAAAGAGTTGCTTCGCTTGCGCTACGGTTTGCCATTCCTGCCAGAGCAAGCCCAGGTCAGTTTTGGCGACGGTGGCATCCGCCGATTGTTTGTTCGCGCTGCGCGTGACGATCGCCATCACGTCCATGCTGATGCCGTAGTTGAATGCGCGCGTTGTGCCGAGTTGGCCCGGATAGTCGCTCGAAATGCTCAGTTGCGGATCAGGCAGGAGGCCCGCCGAATAGGCCTGTGCGCAGGCAATATGAAGATCGTCCCTTGCGAGTTTCAAGGCTGGATTGTTTGCTACCGCGAGCATGGCGACTTCTTCGATATCGAAACCATCAGACGGGTCGAAGCGATGCGATACGAGCTCCCGCAACGGCATGCTCGACGTATCGATCTGGATGCGTTCAATCTGTGTGGCTGACGTGCTTGTCGAAGCTGGGGAGAGCGGATCGCTGTGGTACCACGCGCAGCCCGGGAGCGAAAGCGTGCAAACGCCCAGTAGCATGGCGAGGCGCTTTAGCCGTGAACGCGTGTGTTCGCGTTCGAAGCGGATGGAAGAATGAAAGGACAAGGCGTGCTCCTGGACAATAGGGCGCTCGTGTGCAGATTGCCTACGAAAGTCGCTGGATTGTCCGGAGCGGGCGCTTAAGACACGCTTAAAGATGGGCTCTTGACGCGCTTAAGCGCGCGTTAAGGAAATGGTCTCCACAATGCGGGGACATTCGGAAGACGTAGAGCGATGTGCGATCAATCGTGGCGGATGACGACATGCAAGAGCGGCCACACTTTATCGATGCGGATAGGCGATCACGTCGCTATCGACGCTGAGCCGAACGTGCTCACCAACGTTTGGAGATCGGTGCCCCGGCACTCTTGCGCGAATGACGGATGCCTCGGCGTTGGATAGTTGAAGGCAGATATCTGCGTCCCTGCCGTTGTAGGTGACGCCTGTTACCAGCGCGCCCTGAACCGTACTGTGGTCCGCCGCCAATTCGGACACGGACAGAAGATGGATCTGCTCGGGCCGTATCATCACGTCGACACGTCCATCGGGAACAGGCGCGACGAGTCGCAGCCTTCCGAGCGGGCACGTTGCGATGCCACTCTCCGCGACGCCTGGCAGCAGTACTGCATCGCCGATGAATGCGGCGAGTTCACGGGTCGCCGGTCGCCGGTAAATCACTTGAGGCGCGGCTCGCTGGATCAGTTTGCCCTCCCACAACACGGCCACTTCATGTCCTAGCGACAGTGCTTCCGCCTGATCGTGCGTGACCAGTACGGCCGTCGCGCCGGTTGCGGCGAGCGCTTCGGCAACGGCCTCGCGTGTTTCGAGTCGCAGCGCGGCGTCGAGCGACGAGAAGGGCTCGTCCAGCAGCACCAGCGAAGGCGAAGGAGCAAGCGCACGCGCGAGCGCCACACGCTGTTGCTGACCACCCGATAGCTGTTGTGGCATGCGCTGCGCGTAGTCATCGGACAGTCCCACCAGGTCCAGGAGTTCCGCGACACGATGACGTGCGCGTCGTTGCGTGCGCGGCAGCCCAAACACGATGTTCTCTGTTACCGACAGATGCGGGAAGAGGGCGCCTTCCTGAGGCACGTAGCCGATTCGCCGTTGCTCCGTGGGCACATGCAGGTTGTCGTCTGCGACGCGTTTGCCGTCGATTTCGATCGTCCCTGCGTCGGCGCGATCAAATCCGCACAACACCCGCAGCAATGTCGTCTTGCCGCCGCCCGATGGACCGAGCAACGCGAGCAATGTCCCCGGCTGGACAGCGAGATCGATGTCGTGCAACACGGCTTGACCGTTGAAGCCTTTGCGCAGCCCGCAGATCTGGAGTTCGCTCATTGGAAGATCAAAGGGATTCAGAGGGGCGCGCGGTCAGAGCCGATCGCCCCAGCAGGACGAACAGCACGCCCGATGCGCACAGCGAAATCGCTGTCATGAGTGCCGCATAGGGCGCTGCCGCGGCGAAGGCGAGTGTCGAGGTGTCGGACCAGACTTGGGTGGCGAGCGTATGGGTATCGATGGGGGACAGCAGTAAGGTCGCGTTGAGTTCCGTCACGACCGAGATGAACACCATCGTGGCCGCGGCGCCCAGTCCGGGCGCGGCCAACGGCAGGAGCACCCGCACGAAGGTCTGCATCGCATCGAGGCCGAGTGCGCGCGCCGTGTCTTCGAGACGCGGCTGCGCCTGCATCAACGCAGCCCGCACGCTAACGAGCGCGAGCGGCATGAAGAGGATCGCGTATGCCACGATCAGCAGCGTCATGCCTTGATAAAGCGGCTGCAACGCATGCACGGCGAGCGAGACGATTGCCAGCGCGACCACCAGGCCGGGAACGCCTTGCGCGAGAAACACCGTGCGCTCGAACACGGTTGCGATCCGCGCAGGGTAGCGCGCGAGCAGAAATGCGAGCGGCAGGACCAGCAGCGTGGTGAGAATCGCCGCAGCGAGACCGAACCCGACGGACGATAACATCGCATTGAACAGCAGTTCCGGCGAGACCTCGGCAGGCGTCACAGCGGCCGCGCCTTCCTGTGTCAGCCAGTAACCGATCATGCCAAGCGGCACGCCGAGCGTGACGATGGCAAGCGCGGCGAAACCCGTCAGCACGAGCCAGCGCCAGCCGCCCAGTTCATAACGCAGTGCGGCCCGCCTCGCGCCGCGATCCACACGTTCGTAGCGCGCGCTGCCACGCACGCGAAATTCGAAGGCGAGGCAGACGAGACACAACAGGATCAGCAGACACGCGAGCAGCGAAGCGCCGCTGTTGTCGAAGCTGGTGCGGTATTCCGCGTAGATTTCGGTGGTGAACGTACGAAAGCGCAGCATCTGGAATGCGCCGAATTCTGATAGCACGCCGAGCGCGACCAGCAGCATGCCGCCAAGCAGCGCAGGCCGCAATTGCGGCAACACGACGCGCGTGAAGGTCGCCCAGCGTCCGCAGCCAAGTGCGCGGGCGCTTTCTTCGAGCGCAGGGTCCATGCCGCGCAACGCGGCGGCAACCGGCAGATACACGAGCGGAAAATACGAGGACGTGATGACGAGCAGCGCGCCCGTGAAGTCCTGGAGATCGAGGCTGATCGATACCCACGCGTAACTCGTGACGAAGGCAGGCATCGCGAGGGGCGCTGCACTCGCGACAGCCCACACGCGACGGCCGGGAACATCCGTACGTTCGACGAACCACGCGGCCGCCGTGCCGACGACAGCCGACACCAGCGTTGCGCTGACCGTGATCAGCAGCGTATTGCCGAGCAACTCGCCGACGAGCGGGCGGAACACGAGTTCTGCTGCATCGCTGAAGCCGACCGTCGTCGCGCGATAGAACGTGAACGCGAGCGGCAGCAGCACCAGCAGCGCACTGACGGCGGCGCCTGCCAGCAGGCCGCGGGGCGCGCGTTTGCGATCGCGTGCGGGGACATCCGCGGAAGCCGGGCCGCCAGCGACAGCTTCACCGATGTCGGTCACATCGCTCACCTGCCGTTCCTTTACAGCAAGCCGGCCTGGCGCAGCAGTCTGCCCGCCTGACTGTCGTCGCCGAGTTGTTCGAGTGTGAGAGACGGCGGCTGCAATTCGTTGAACGGCTTGAGCAAGGGATCGGGCGCGACGCCGGCATGCAGCGGATATTCGTAGCTGACATGGCTGTTTGCCATCAGCGTCTGCGCACGCTCGCTCACCAGATACTTCAGGAACTGCTGCGCGCCGTCGGCGTTGTGCGCGGTCTTCATGATCGCGGCGCCCGACACGTTCACCAGTCCGCCCACGTCGCCATTGGAGTAGTGATAGATGGCGCTGCGCGTCGACTTGTCGCCCAGTTGCGCGTGAAGACGCGCCCAGTAGTAGTTGTTGATCACGCCCGTGACGACGCCACCCCGGTTCACGGCGGCCACGACACCTTCGTCGTCGTCGAAGATCTGCGCGTTTGCCTTGAGACCCTTGAGCCATTGCAGCGTTTGCGCTTCGCCCTTCAATGCGAGCACGGCGCTCACCAGCGGCAGGAAGTCTGCGTCGCTGGGCGCGATGCCGATCTTGCCTTTCCACTCGGGCTTGGCCAGATCGAAGATCGACGCGGGCAGTT
Protein-coding regions in this window:
- a CDS encoding ABC transporter ATP-binding protein → MSELQICGLRKGFNGQAVLHDIDLAVQPGTLLALLGPSGGGKTTLLRVLCGFDRADAGTIEIDGKRVADDNLHVPTEQRRIGYVPQEGALFPHLSVTENIVFGLPRTQRRARHRVAELLDLVGLSDDYAQRMPQQLSGGQQQRVALARALAPSPSLVLLDEPFSSLDAALRLETREAVAEALAATGATAVLVTHDQAEALSLGHEVAVLWEGKLIQRAAPQVIYRRPATRELAAFIGDAVLLPGVAESGIATCPLGRLRLVAPVPDGRVDVMIRPEQIHLLSVSELAADHSTVQGALVTGVTYNGRDADICLQLSNAEASVIRARVPGHRSPNVGEHVRLSVDSDVIAYPHR
- a CDS encoding ABC transporter permease; translation: MSDVTDIGEAVAGGPASADVPARDRKRAPRGLLAGAAVSALLVLLPLAFTFYRATTVGFSDAAELVFRPLVGELLGNTLLITVSATLVSAVVGTAAAWFVERTDVPGRRVWAVASAAPLAMPAFVTSYAWVSISLDLQDFTGALLVITSSYFPLVYLPVAAALRGMDPALEESARALGCGRWATFTRVVLPQLRPALLGGMLLVALGVLSEFGAFQMLRFRTFTTEIYAEYRTSFDNSGASLLACLLILLCLVCLAFEFRVRGSARYERVDRGARRAALRYELGGWRWLVLTGFAALAIVTLGVPLGMIGYWLTQEGAAAVTPAEVSPELLFNAMLSSVGFGLAAAILTTLLVLPLAFLLARYPARIATVFERTVFLAQGVPGLVVALAIVSLAVHALQPLYQGMTLLIVAYAILFMPLALVSVRAALMQAQPRLEDTARALGLDAMQTFVRVLLPLAAPGLGAAATMVFISVVTELNATLLLSPIDTHTLATQVWSDTSTLAFAAAAPYAALMTAISLCASGVLFVLLGRSALTARPSESL
- a CDS encoding iron ABC transporter substrate-binding protein, which codes for MNRSWFGAMRHAARVTALSLSIAATGATGAYAASITVYSAQHEQVMNMLAKDFEKQTGISVKVRNGEGPALAAQLVAEGTASPADVYFTENSPELMLLEEKGLLSKVDPTTIGTIPTRYSSPTGQWVGVTARESVLAYNTTKIQPAQLPASIFDLAKPEWKGKIGIAPSDADFLPLVSAVLALKGEAQTLQWLKGLKANAQIFDDDEGVVAAVNRGGVVTGVINNYYWARLHAQLGDKSTRSAIYHYSNGDVGGLVNVSGAAIMKTAHNADGAQQFLKYLVSERAQTLMANSHVSYEYPLHAGVAPDPLLKPFNELQPPSLTLEQLGDDSQAGRLLRQAGLL